A single Candidatus Polarisedimenticolia bacterium DNA region contains:
- a CDS encoding amino acid permease: MSDRPTPGSAGIPEPGTVSPAIRLGGALTQPSAASGRALGLWTCVALVAGNMIGSGIFLLPASLAPYGGISIVGWLITAAGSLCLAQVYRSLSRRDPRAGGPYAYTRQAFGDLAGFLTAWGYWISILATNAAVAVAFISYLTVFFPSLATSPALSAVAALGTVWALTGINAVGVRAGGAVQLVTTVLKILPLAALAIFGWLRFDPSHFVPFNPSGKGTFAAATATVSLTLWAFLGLESATIPANEVRDARRTIPRATILGTSLTAILYIASTVAVMGLIAPSQLASSTAPLAEAATLLAGSWAGYAVGIGAAISCFGALNGWILMQGQIPLAMAADGLFPAIFGRVSKRGTPVAGLVISSLLITFLVAANYTRKLVELFTFSILLATLTCLVPYLFSAAAEWVILRREGVEGGLRKSAPTAIALLAFLYSFWAIAGAGQETVYWGFLLLIAGLPVYVWVRRANRLTA, from the coding sequence TTGAGCGACCGCCCCACGCCGGGCTCCGCGGGGATTCCCGAGCCGGGGACCGTCTCGCCGGCCATCCGTCTGGGCGGAGCCCTGACGCAGCCTTCGGCGGCTTCAGGCCGGGCGCTGGGGCTGTGGACCTGCGTCGCCCTGGTCGCCGGCAACATGATCGGCTCGGGGATCTTCCTGCTCCCCGCGTCGCTGGCGCCCTACGGCGGCATCAGCATCGTCGGCTGGCTGATTACGGCGGCCGGCTCCCTCTGCCTGGCGCAGGTCTATCGCAGCCTGAGCCGGCGCGACCCGCGCGCCGGCGGTCCGTACGCCTACACGCGCCAGGCCTTCGGAGATCTGGCGGGTTTCCTGACGGCGTGGGGCTACTGGATCTCGATCCTCGCGACCAACGCCGCCGTGGCGGTGGCTTTCATCAGCTATCTGACCGTCTTCTTCCCGTCGCTGGCCACGAGCCCGGCGCTCTCGGCCGTGGCGGCCCTCGGCACGGTCTGGGCGCTCACCGGGATCAACGCCGTCGGAGTCCGCGCCGGCGGCGCGGTGCAGCTGGTGACGACCGTTCTCAAGATCCTGCCCCTGGCGGCGCTCGCGATCTTCGGCTGGCTGCGCTTCGACCCGTCGCATTTCGTGCCTTTCAATCCGAGCGGCAAGGGAACCTTTGCAGCCGCGACCGCCACCGTCTCTCTGACGCTGTGGGCTTTTCTCGGCCTGGAATCGGCGACCATTCCGGCGAACGAGGTGCGCGACGCGCGGCGGACGATTCCCCGGGCGACGATCCTGGGAACCTCGCTGACGGCCATCCTTTACATCGCGAGCACGGTCGCCGTGATGGGGTTGATCGCGCCGTCGCAGCTGGCCTCGTCGACAGCGCCGCTGGCGGAGGCTGCCACGCTGCTGGCCGGGAGCTGGGCCGGCTACGCCGTCGGCATCGGCGCGGCGATCTCCTGCTTCGGGGCGCTCAACGGCTGGATTCTGATGCAGGGCCAGATTCCCCTCGCCATGGCGGCCGACGGACTGTTTCCGGCGATCTTCGGGCGGGTATCGAAGCGGGGAACTCCGGTCGCGGGGCTGGTCATCTCCAGCCTGCTGATCACGTTTCTGGTCGCAGCCAACTACACGCGCAAGCTCGTCGAGCTGTTTACCTTCTCGATCCTGCTGGCGACGCTGACCTGTCTGGTGCCGTATCTCTTTTCAGCAGCGGCCGAATGGGTCATCCTCCGGCGAGAAGGTGTCGAAGGAGGACTGCGGAAGTCAGCCCCGACCGCCATCGCGCTTCTGGCCTTCCTCTACTCCTTCTGGGCCATCGCCGGCGCCGGCCAGGAAACGGTCTACTGGGGATTCCTCCTCCTCATCGCCGGCCTCCCGGTCTACGTCTGGGTCCGCCGCGCGAACCGCCTCACTGCCTAG
- the uvrA gene encoding excinuclease ABC subunit UvrA — protein MPQEFIVIKGASEHNLKHIDLTLPRNRLIVVTGLSGSGKSSLAFDTIYAEGQRRYVESLSAYARQFLEQMEKPEVELIEGLSPAISIEQKTTSRNPRSTVGTVTEIYDYLRLLFARVGVPHCHRCGRAISFQTVQQIVDQVLAMPAGTRLMVLSPIVRGRKGEYKKDLQAMMSKGFVRARIDGKVVELSDDIDLDKKRKHSIEVVVDRLVLKEEIKTRLTDSMETALQLAEGLAMVNLPDAGKDLLFSEKLACTHCGISVPDLAPRAFSFNSPYGACPECDGLGARMEIDPGKIIPDPAKSILEGCVEWTFGFSTSMLKMAATALSKIHKFNPRSPWQELPKKIQDLLLHGTGSKELDFEYVENRNRYYFRRAYEGIVPNLMRRYRETSSPGIREAIEAYMSMHPCTVCGGKRLKPESLAVKLSGKSITDYTSLTIQKALEAFATLPLNEKERFIAHRVLKEIRERLGFLENVGLGYLTLDRTAATLSGGEGQRIRLATQIGSRLTGVLYVLDEPSIGLHQRDNRKLLDTLCSMRDLGNTVIVVEHDEETIRSADHVVDLGPGAGADGGRVVAQGTPAEIEKSPDSLTGKYLSGRLRIEIPSRRRISDGRAIVIEGAEENNLKRIDVRFPLGMLTAVTGVSGSGKSTLVNEVLYKALSKKLYKTLDRPGKHRRLLGAEQIDKVIDIDQSPIGRTPRSNPATYTGLFTPIREMFSNVPESRARGYLPGRYSFNVKGGRCEACEGDGIIKIEMHFLPDLYVTCEECKGHRYNRETLEIRYKGKTIAEVLEMSVTEALEFYKPVTSIASKLETLAAVGLGYIKLGQSATTLSGGEAQRIKLSKELSRRSTGRTFYVLDEPTTGLHFEDIKKLLGVLNSLVEGGNTVVVIEHNLDVIKTADHIIDLGPEGGDGGGEVIAEGTPEQISRVDRSATGRFIGRLLARNGRKASSRRVSEANPVETLR, from the coding sequence ATGCCGCAGGAATTCATCGTCATCAAGGGTGCTTCCGAGCACAACCTGAAGCACATCGACCTGACCCTTCCCCGGAACCGGCTCATCGTGGTCACGGGCCTGTCCGGGTCGGGCAAATCGTCCCTCGCCTTCGACACGATCTACGCCGAAGGGCAGCGGCGCTACGTCGAGTCGCTCTCCGCCTACGCCCGCCAGTTCCTGGAACAGATGGAGAAGCCCGAGGTCGAGCTGATCGAGGGGCTCTCTCCCGCCATCTCCATCGAGCAGAAGACCACCAGCCGCAACCCGCGCTCGACCGTTGGGACGGTCACCGAGATCTACGACTACCTGCGCCTGCTGTTTGCGCGCGTCGGCGTACCCCACTGCCATCGCTGCGGCCGGGCCATCTCCTTCCAGACGGTACAGCAGATCGTCGACCAGGTGCTGGCGATGCCGGCCGGCACGCGCCTGATGGTCCTCTCACCCATCGTCCGGGGACGCAAGGGGGAATACAAGAAAGACCTCCAGGCGATGATGAGCAAGGGTTTCGTCCGGGCGCGCATCGACGGCAAGGTGGTGGAGCTGTCCGACGACATCGATCTGGACAAGAAGCGCAAGCACAGCATCGAGGTGGTCGTCGACCGCCTCGTCCTGAAGGAAGAGATCAAGACGCGGCTGACCGATTCGATGGAGACGGCCCTGCAGCTCGCCGAGGGGCTGGCGATGGTCAACCTGCCCGACGCGGGCAAGGACCTGCTCTTCTCGGAGAAGCTGGCCTGCACCCATTGCGGCATCTCGGTCCCCGACCTGGCGCCGCGCGCCTTTTCCTTCAACTCACCCTATGGCGCCTGCCCCGAATGCGACGGACTCGGCGCGCGCATGGAGATCGATCCCGGCAAGATCATCCCCGACCCCGCGAAGTCGATCCTGGAAGGATGCGTCGAGTGGACCTTCGGCTTTTCCACCTCGATGCTCAAGATGGCGGCGACCGCGCTGTCGAAGATCCACAAGTTCAACCCGCGCTCACCCTGGCAGGAGCTTCCGAAGAAAATCCAGGACCTGCTGCTCCATGGGACCGGCAGCAAGGAGCTCGACTTCGAATACGTCGAGAACCGCAACCGCTACTACTTCCGGCGCGCCTATGAAGGGATCGTCCCGAACCTGATGCGGCGCTACCGGGAGACCTCCTCGCCCGGCATCCGCGAGGCGATCGAGGCCTACATGTCGATGCACCCCTGCACCGTCTGCGGCGGCAAGCGGCTGAAGCCGGAGAGCCTGGCGGTGAAGCTGTCGGGGAAGAGCATCACCGATTACACGTCGCTGACGATCCAGAAGGCCCTCGAGGCCTTCGCGACGCTTCCCTTGAACGAGAAGGAGCGCTTCATCGCGCACCGCGTCCTGAAGGAGATCCGCGAGCGGCTCGGCTTCCTGGAGAATGTCGGCCTTGGCTACTTGACGCTCGATCGGACCGCGGCGACGCTCTCGGGCGGCGAAGGCCAGCGGATCCGGCTGGCGACGCAGATCGGCTCTCGCCTGACGGGAGTGCTCTACGTGCTGGACGAGCCCTCCATCGGGCTGCACCAGCGCGACAACCGCAAGCTGCTGGACACCCTGTGCTCGATGCGCGATCTGGGGAACACCGTCATCGTCGTGGAGCACGACGAGGAGACGATCCGCTCGGCCGACCATGTGGTCGATCTGGGTCCGGGCGCGGGGGCCGACGGCGGACGGGTGGTAGCCCAGGGGACTCCCGCCGAAATCGAGAAATCCCCCGACTCCCTCACCGGCAAGTACCTTTCGGGCCGGCTGCGCATCGAGATTCCGTCGCGCCGCCGCATCTCCGACGGCCGCGCCATCGTCATCGAGGGGGCGGAGGAGAACAATCTGAAGCGAATCGATGTGCGCTTCCCGCTCGGGATGCTCACCGCCGTGACCGGCGTCTCCGGCTCGGGCAAGAGCACGCTGGTCAACGAGGTCCTCTACAAAGCGCTGTCGAAGAAGCTCTACAAGACGCTGGACCGGCCGGGAAAACACCGGCGGCTGCTGGGCGCCGAGCAGATCGACAAGGTGATCGACATCGATCAATCCCCCATCGGCCGGACACCGCGCTCGAACCCGGCCACCTACACCGGTCTGTTCACGCCGATCCGCGAGATGTTCTCCAACGTCCCGGAGTCGCGCGCCCGCGGCTATCTTCCCGGCCGCTACTCGTTCAACGTCAAGGGAGGGCGCTGCGAGGCGTGCGAGGGGGACGGCATCATCAAGATCGAGATGCACTTCCTGCCCGACCTCTACGTGACCTGCGAGGAATGCAAAGGACACCGCTACAACCGCGAGACCCTGGAGATCCGCTACAAGGGGAAGACCATCGCCGAGGTCCTGGAGATGTCGGTGACCGAAGCGCTGGAGTTCTACAAGCCGGTGACTTCCATCGCCTCCAAGCTGGAGACGCTTGCGGCGGTCGGTCTGGGCTATATCAAGCTGGGGCAGTCGGCCACGACGCTTTCGGGCGGCGAAGCGCAGCGCATCAAGCTCTCCAAAGAGCTGTCGCGCCGCAGCACCGGGCGCACGTTCTACGTCCTGGACGAGCCGACCACCGGTTTGCACTTCGAGGACATCAAGAAGCTGCTGGGCGTCTTGAACTCGCTGGTGGAAGGGGGCAACACCGTCGTGGTGATCGAGCACAACCTCGACGTGATCAAGACCGCCGATCACATCATCGACCTGGGCCCCGAAGGCGGCGACGGCGGTGGCGAGGTGATTGCCGAAGGCACTCCCGAGCAAATCTCCCGCGTCGATCGCTCTGCCACCGGCCGCTTCATCGGCCGTCTCCTCGCCCGCAACGGCCGCAAGGCCTCCTCCCGCCGCGTTTCCGAAGCCAACCCCGTCGAAACCCTCCGCTGA
- a CDS encoding M61 family peptidase, whose protein sequence is MYPLLGRRSAFLVLLMVLAAGGVRGAASSSGPIELSVDASEVPRKILHVKMSMAIGDPNVRLLYPKWIPGEHGPTGPIKDVTGIKVTVQGKPVRWSHVSEDVNTLQIEAPSGAGRLEVAFDTILPPSSVEGFSSAASSTDDLLVLAWNQVLLYPAGSSISQLKYKANLTLPEGWKLATALPIATHSGRTTRFGEVTLETLVDSPVLCGVHMREIPLGVVGGVPHFVEMAADSEAALEPKHETRESWGRLVREGQALFGARHYNSYRFLLTLSDGVAHFGLEHHESSDDRTKERMLLDEELTKSSATLLPHEYVHSWNGKYRRPEPMVTDDFQGPLDTSMLWVYEGLTQYLGQILTARSGLWTQEDFRDKLALIAEWAANQTGRAWRPLEDTALSAQLLFEARDDWESWRRGTDFYDESVLIWLDADTLIREKTGGKKSLTDFCRLFHGGASGAPQVRPYTFEDLVATLDEVMPYDWSSFLRQRVESTSPYPPLEGLTRSGWRLIYAKEPSEVQKDYDASRKEVDLTASLGLVIREDGTIKDMIMSKPAYKAGLGPGMKIIAVNGMRYSKDRIREAVAESSGSDHPIDLVVENGEAIKSYRVDYKDGAKYPRLERIPGKKDLLSQITESRAS, encoded by the coding sequence GGGGGGAGTGCGCGGCGCCGCGTCCTCCTCGGGACCCATCGAGCTGTCGGTCGACGCGTCGGAAGTCCCGCGCAAGATCCTGCACGTCAAGATGTCCATGGCCATCGGGGATCCCAACGTCCGGCTGCTCTACCCCAAGTGGATCCCGGGAGAGCACGGCCCGACCGGACCCATCAAGGACGTGACCGGCATCAAGGTCACTGTCCAAGGGAAACCGGTCCGCTGGTCGCACGTCAGCGAGGACGTGAACACGCTTCAAATCGAAGCGCCCTCCGGAGCCGGCCGGCTCGAGGTGGCGTTCGACACGATCCTGCCCCCCTCGTCTGTCGAAGGCTTCAGCTCGGCCGCCTCCTCGACCGACGATCTCCTGGTCCTGGCCTGGAACCAGGTCCTGCTATATCCGGCCGGGAGCTCGATTTCCCAGCTCAAGTACAAGGCAAACCTGACGCTGCCGGAAGGGTGGAAGCTGGCCACGGCGCTGCCGATTGCCACGCATTCCGGCCGCACCACGCGCTTCGGAGAGGTGACGCTCGAGACTTTGGTGGACTCGCCCGTGCTGTGCGGCGTGCACATGCGGGAGATTCCCCTGGGCGTCGTGGGCGGCGTGCCGCACTTCGTGGAGATGGCCGCCGACAGCGAAGCAGCCCTGGAGCCGAAGCACGAGACACGCGAGTCGTGGGGACGCCTGGTCCGGGAGGGGCAGGCGCTGTTCGGCGCGCGCCACTACAACTCCTACCGGTTCCTGCTCACGTTGAGCGACGGCGTCGCGCACTTCGGACTGGAGCACCACGAGTCGAGCGACGACCGCACGAAGGAGCGCATGCTGCTGGATGAGGAGCTGACCAAATCGAGCGCCACCCTCCTGCCGCACGAGTACGTCCACTCCTGGAACGGCAAGTACCGCCGGCCGGAGCCGATGGTCACCGACGACTTCCAGGGACCGCTCGACACCTCGATGCTGTGGGTCTACGAGGGGCTGACGCAGTATCTCGGGCAGATCCTGACGGCCCGCAGCGGCCTGTGGACCCAGGAGGACTTCCGCGACAAGCTGGCGCTGATCGCCGAGTGGGCCGCCAACCAGACGGGTCGGGCCTGGCGCCCGCTGGAGGACACGGCGCTGTCGGCGCAGCTGCTGTTCGAGGCGCGCGACGACTGGGAGTCCTGGCGCCGCGGCACCGATTTCTACGACGAGTCGGTCCTCATCTGGCTCGACGCCGACACCCTCATCCGCGAGAAGACCGGCGGGAAGAAATCGCTCACCGATTTCTGCCGACTGTTCCATGGGGGCGCGAGCGGCGCTCCCCAGGTCCGCCCCTACACCTTCGAGGATCTGGTCGCCACGCTGGACGAAGTGATGCCGTACGACTGGAGCAGCTTCCTGAGACAACGGGTCGAATCGACCTCCCCCTACCCGCCGCTGGAGGGCCTGACGCGCAGCGGCTGGCGGCTGATTTACGCCAAGGAGCCTTCGGAGGTGCAGAAGGACTACGACGCGTCGCGCAAAGAGGTCGACCTCACCGCGTCGCTCGGCCTGGTGATCCGCGAGGACGGGACGATCAAGGACATGATCATGAGCAAGCCCGCCTACAAGGCGGGGCTGGGACCCGGCATGAAGATCATCGCGGTGAACGGCATGCGCTATTCGAAGGACCGGATTCGCGAGGCGGTCGCTGAGAGCTCCGGGTCGGACCATCCGATAGATCTGGTGGTCGAAAACGGCGAGGCCATCAAGTCCTACCGTGTCGATTACAAGGACGGCGCGAAGTATCCCCGCCTCGAGCGGATTCCCGGGAAGAAGGATCTGCTGTCGCAGATCACCGAAAGCCGAGCCTCTTGA
- a CDS encoding D-2-hydroxyacid dehydrogenase encodes MSKKVLIFLVSPHKIWDLDPKYPKLLSERFPELDVVAARDKEESLRHLPEAEILYGWSLPEKHFPLARCLKWIHIPSAGVEDSLYRALVESRIRITCSRGISSAALADHAFGMVLAFSRGLAVAIRDGSTKWIRTHFFDADPMPVELDGKTLGILGFGSIGRELARRGRAFGMRVHALKRHRVEEEPLADRVFSPREMEAFLASADYLAVTLPLTSETRGILDEKRLAAMKPTAVLVNIARGGLVREAALIEALQSGRLAGAGLDVFEQEPLPADSPLYRMPNVVLTPHIGGLHPNYLDRATSLFIVNLGRYLKGETLLHEVDKKAGY; translated from the coding sequence ATGTCCAAGAAGGTGCTGATTTTCCTGGTCTCCCCCCATAAGATCTGGGACCTGGATCCCAAATACCCGAAACTGCTGAGCGAGCGCTTCCCCGAGCTCGACGTGGTCGCGGCGCGCGACAAGGAGGAATCGCTGCGGCACCTGCCCGAGGCGGAGATCCTCTACGGCTGGTCCCTCCCCGAGAAGCACTTTCCCCTGGCGCGCTGCTTGAAGTGGATTCACATCCCCTCGGCCGGTGTGGAGGATTCTCTCTACCGGGCCCTGGTCGAATCTCGGATACGGATCACCTGCTCGCGCGGCATCTCCTCGGCGGCGCTGGCGGATCATGCCTTCGGGATGGTCCTGGCCTTCTCGCGCGGCCTGGCGGTGGCAATCCGAGACGGGAGCACGAAGTGGATCCGGACGCACTTCTTCGACGCCGATCCGATGCCGGTGGAGCTGGACGGGAAGACACTGGGCATTCTAGGGTTCGGGAGCATCGGCAGGGAGCTGGCGCGCCGCGGCCGGGCCTTCGGGATGCGGGTGCACGCCTTGAAGCGGCACCGGGTCGAGGAGGAGCCGCTTGCCGATCGGGTCTTCTCTCCCAGGGAGATGGAGGCGTTCCTGGCCTCGGCCGATTATCTGGCCGTAACCCTCCCGCTCACTTCCGAAACGCGCGGGATCCTGGACGAGAAGAGGCTGGCGGCGATGAAGCCCACGGCGGTCCTGGTGAATATCGCGCGGGGCGGGCTCGTCCGGGAGGCGGCGCTGATCGAAGCCCTGCAATCGGGACGCCTGGCCGGCGCGGGGCTGGACGTCTTCGAGCAGGAGCCGCTGCCGGCCGATTCACCTCTTTACCGCATGCCCAACGTGGTCCTGACGCCGCACATCGGCGGGCTCCATCCCAACTACCTCGATAGGGCCACATCCCTGTTCATCGTCAACCTCGGCCGCTACCTCAAAGGCGAGACGCTCCTCCACGAGGTCGACAAGAAAGCAGGCTATTAG
- a CDS encoding VCBS repeat-containing protein — protein sequence MNHHPSLGLVHLSIRPLLIAGFLLLPGTGVLSGAPLFPDPVFPVGLGPASVATADFNGDGKSDLVTANSVSNDLSILLGRGDGEFEPERRIAIDLFGHPTYAAAADLNADGKTDLVVTYNPNALLVFLGAGNGSFVLDNTYAVTEISPSFVTVADLNLDGVPDLAVASATPSVAVFLGQGDGTFQPETLFPAGADAYSLAVADFNVDGSPDILIAAIGSGAAVLFGNGHGQFDPPVLPGEGTGLLVEPSGGTSVLSQDFNRDGKPDLVTSDPRRQLVSELLGDGEGGILQQVVISIETGFAASPWLEASDFNGDGLTDLVTSVGVLFSHGDGTFDPLVPFTPITGPLDIQRSYYPHLGGGAVADFNGDGSLDLAGTDKPGGDVVMLLLSDRLAHPGPRAYVTENRADSILAGDDFNGDGLTDLASADTRAASIAILPGRVDGTFDPEYEIPSELGIASLVSGDFDGDGKTDLAYSTPPGTSVFMARGLGDGNFAPRVETMISFAPDTLVTGNFSADGRTDLIAFRTHAGQMLVLLGDSDGTFDVSDVIRPLNPSAAAVGDFDADGRQDIAVAYPDSRSVTIFPGLGDGTFATGGSFVAGSHLTSLTIADFNEDSLPDLAAGHASGPIICPAVLLPCVDGQGTVSILLGMGDGTFGAESRHDLNSSILRTADFDQDGHRDLLGDASTILFGTGDGTFDGLRQFARLASNPGGVIIDDFNRDGWPDVAFARGDIIVDLSLGAGAGGSLAAHAGEDMDIECAGPDGAEVMLDGSTSSGSISTFEWFEDFGQPGQRLLGTGVTLHATLGLGAHHITLRVADPAGTHATDEIIVTVADTVAPTLTVDLTPHLLWPANNKMVDVIARVQATDACGGRVEVKLASIQSGGPASRANRSSTSNVSGAELGTADFAFQLRAVKSSSKQGAAYLVTYTSTDAAGNQSSATGTVIVPHDHRDIPRTASGPSSP from the coding sequence ATGAATCACCACCCGTCCCTCGGGCTCGTCCACCTTTCGATTCGACCCCTCTTGATTGCAGGCTTCCTCTTATTGCCCGGGACGGGCGTCCTCAGCGGCGCCCCTCTGTTCCCCGACCCTGTCTTTCCTGTCGGGCTGGGTCCGGCAAGCGTGGCGACGGCCGATTTCAACGGCGACGGCAAAAGCGACCTCGTGACCGCCAACTCGGTCTCCAACGATCTCTCGATTCTGTTGGGCCGCGGGGATGGCGAGTTCGAGCCTGAGCGACGGATCGCCATCGACCTGTTCGGCCATCCCACTTACGCCGCCGCGGCTGATCTGAACGCCGACGGCAAGACGGATCTCGTCGTGACCTACAATCCCAATGCTCTCCTGGTTTTCCTCGGCGCGGGGAATGGAAGCTTCGTCCTGGACAACACCTACGCGGTCACCGAAATCTCTCCCAGCTTCGTGACGGTGGCCGATCTGAACCTCGACGGGGTTCCGGATCTGGCGGTCGCCAGCGCCACCCCGTCCGTCGCGGTGTTTCTCGGCCAGGGAGACGGGACCTTTCAGCCCGAGACCCTTTTCCCCGCGGGAGCAGACGCCTATTCACTTGCCGTCGCCGACTTCAACGTCGACGGCTCTCCCGACATCCTGATCGCCGCGATTGGCAGCGGGGCAGCCGTGCTGTTCGGCAACGGCCACGGCCAGTTCGACCCTCCGGTCTTGCCGGGCGAGGGAACGGGGTTGCTGGTGGAGCCGTCAGGGGGAACCTCCGTCCTCTCCCAGGATTTCAACCGTGACGGAAAGCCCGATCTGGTGACAAGCGACCCTCGCAGGCAGCTGGTATCCGAGCTCCTGGGAGACGGGGAGGGCGGCATTCTGCAACAAGTCGTCATCAGCATCGAGACGGGGTTCGCCGCGTCCCCTTGGCTGGAAGCATCCGATTTCAATGGCGATGGCCTGACGGATCTCGTGACCTCGGTGGGCGTGCTGTTCAGTCACGGCGATGGGACCTTCGATCCGCTCGTACCTTTCACACCGATTACCGGGCCCCTGGATATCCAGCGGTCCTACTACCCGCACCTGGGTGGAGGAGCCGTCGCCGACTTCAACGGCGATGGATCTCTCGATTTGGCGGGTACCGACAAACCAGGCGGCGACGTCGTGATGCTCCTGCTCAGCGACCGTCTTGCACACCCGGGCCCCCGCGCCTACGTAACGGAAAACCGTGCTGACTCCATCCTTGCCGGCGATGATTTCAACGGTGATGGCTTGACCGACCTGGCCAGCGCCGACACGAGGGCAGCGTCCATCGCCATCCTTCCAGGAAGAGTGGACGGCACCTTCGATCCTGAATACGAGATTCCCTCCGAGCTGGGAATCGCGAGTCTCGTCTCGGGCGACTTCGACGGCGATGGCAAGACCGACCTTGCCTACTCCACTCCTCCCGGCACATCCGTGTTCATGGCCCGAGGCCTGGGCGACGGAAACTTCGCGCCGCGAGTGGAAACCATGATCAGCTTCGCTCCCGATACTCTGGTGACCGGCAATTTCAGCGCGGATGGCAGGACCGACCTGATCGCGTTTCGGACCCATGCCGGCCAGATGCTGGTCCTGCTCGGGGATTCGGACGGGACCTTCGATGTGAGCGACGTCATCCGCCCGTTGAATCCCTCGGCCGCCGCCGTCGGCGATTTCGATGCCGACGGACGGCAGGATATCGCGGTGGCCTACCCGGACAGCCGGAGCGTCACCATCTTCCCGGGACTCGGCGACGGCACCTTTGCAACCGGCGGTTCCTTTGTTGCCGGCTCTCACCTGACCTCTTTGACGATCGCCGATTTCAACGAGGACAGCTTGCCGGACCTGGCCGCAGGTCATGCCAGCGGGCCGATAATCTGTCCCGCGGTACTGCTTCCATGCGTCGACGGCCAGGGGACAGTCTCAATCCTGCTCGGAATGGGTGACGGAACGTTCGGGGCGGAATCCCGCCATGACCTGAATTCCAGCATCCTGAGAACGGCTGATTTCGACCAGGACGGGCACCGAGACCTGCTTGGCGACGCATCGACAATCCTGTTCGGGACCGGCGACGGGACCTTCGACGGCCTCAGGCAGTTTGCCCGTCTGGCCTCAAACCCCGGAGGGGTCATCATCGATGACTTCAACCGGGATGGTTGGCCAGACGTCGCCTTCGCGCGCGGTGACATCATCGTCGACCTCAGCCTCGGAGCCGGGGCCGGCGGATCGCTCGCTGCACACGCCGGCGAGGACATGGATATCGAGTGCGCGGGTCCCGACGGGGCGGAGGTGATGCTCGATGGATCGACGTCCAGCGGAAGCATCTCCACTTTCGAATGGTTCGAGGATTTCGGGCAGCCTGGCCAGAGGCTTCTCGGCACGGGCGTGACGCTTCACGCGACCCTGGGGCTCGGCGCTCACCACATCACACTGCGCGTGGCCGATCCCGCGGGGACCCATGCCACCGACGAGATCATCGTGACGGTCGCCGACACCGTGGCCCCGACGCTCACCGTCGACCTCACACCGCATCTGCTGTGGCCCGCCAACAACAAGATGGTGGACGTGATCGCCCGTGTCCAGGCGACCGACGCATGCGGGGGAAGAGTCGAGGTGAAGCTGGCTTCGATTCAAAGCGGTGGGCCCGCCTCCCGAGCCAACCGATCGTCCACGAGCAACGTGAGCGGCGCCGAGCTGGGGACTGCCGATTTCGCCTTCCAGCTGCGCGCGGTGAAGTCATCTTCCAAGCAGGGCGCCGCCTATCTCGTGACCTACACCTCGACCGACGCCGCCGGCAACCAGTCGAGCGCCACCGGAACAGTTATCGTTCCTCACGATCATCGGGACATTCCAAGGACTGCCTCCGGACCGTCCTCTCCCTGA